In one Diabrotica virgifera virgifera chromosome 7, PGI_DIABVI_V3a genomic region, the following are encoded:
- the LOC126887639 gene encoding alpha-protein kinase 1-like, translated as MNIRLLTLLLVTVGSSYGGLLFGKNSIFQKVGDAVGIGNLVSVSADAEANLLGNKVGVDGAVGVGSEGIGAHLAGDADVLGQKVNVHGDILDGHAIDQHQHEVYRDSRGRQYTLQRQYIGSNSVLVRKYLDDGQIYVEGKNDDNEIQHRQSDAGNYWDDRTGQVVLIDPSKLAQNNNINVGGQNLVWDPASNGYIVIGGNSNVVYDRDSNGQLVIRQPSNNQVVYERDANGNIVVRQISGGNPGNIIIRDDGAPASSAQDQQYLQWLLQQQQQQQQQQQQQQYYPQQQQQLQQQWTIQRVAK; from the exons ACACTCCTCCTAGTTACCGTAGGTTCCTCCTATGGAGGCCTCCTCTTCGGAAAAAACAGCATCTTTCAGAAAGTAGGCGACGCCGTCGGTATTGGCAATCTCGTAAGCGTTAGCGCTGACGCTGAAGCTAACCTTCTTGGAAACAAAGTAGGTGTTGACGGAGCTGTAGGCGTTGGTTCAGAAGGTATTGGTGCTCACCTCGCAGGAGATGCTGATGTTTTGGGACAGAAGGTTAATGTCCATGGTGATATTCTCGATGGACACGCTATCGACCAACACCAACACGAAGTTTACAG AGACAGCAGAGGCCGTCAATACACCCTTCAACGTCAATACATCGGCTCCAACTCGGTCTTGGTCAGAAAATACCTAGACGACGGACAGATCTACGTCGAAGGCAAAAACGACGACAACGAGATCCAACACAGACAATCAGACGCCGGTAACTACTGGGATGACAGAACTGGACAAGTTGTACTCATCGATCCCTCTAAACTCGCACAAAACAACAACATCAATGTTGGTGGACAAAATCTTGTCTGGGACCCAGCCAGCAATGGTTACATCGTCATCGGTGGCAACAGTAACGTCGTCTACGATAGAGACAGCAACGGACAGCTCGTAATTAGACAACCAAGCAACAACCAGGTTGTTTACGAAAGAGATGCTAATGGCAATATTGTCGTCAGACAAATTTCTGGCGGAAATCCCGGAAATATTATCATCAGAGATGACG GAGCTCCCGCGTCAAGTGCTCAAGACCAACAGTACCTACAGTGGCTgttacaacaacaacaacaacaacaacagcaacaacaacaacaacaatattATCCACAACAACAACAGCAACTACAGCAGCAATGGACCATCCAACGTGTTGCAAAATAA